GTGACAAAATTTCAGCGTATGCCAGTCAAATCCAATTCGATTGGGACACCAAAGTCCGCTTTTTGAAAACGCCGGCAGAATATGCGCAAGTCGCAAAGAAAGTTGTCAATCAAGGTTATACCACTATTAAAATTGATCCGTTTATGATCCAAGGGTCAGGAAAAATTGCTCGCGCTACTCATGGTCTGCTAACCAACTCCATGATAAATGATTACTACAGTCGTTTAAAAGCAATTCGGCATGCTGTTGGACCGGATATTAACATCATTTTAGAGTGTCACGCCAACTTAACGGCTAATTCAGCGATTCAGTTTATCAAAAAATGTCACGACTTAAATCTCTACTATATTGAAGAACCGTGTTCGCCCATGAATCCTGATATAATGAACGATATCAAGGATACAACTGGTGCGGCACTGGCAAGTGGTGAACGAATTGCCACTCGGTTTCATTTTTCGTCGTTTATTCACAGTCGTTCCTTAAATGTTATTCAGCCTGATATCGGAATCTGTGGTGGCATCACTGAGGCAAGGAAAATCAGTGATATGGCTGATACAAATGATATTGATGTTCAATTTCATGTTTGTGGCAGCCCAATTGCAACGGCTGTTGCGCTTCAGCTTGAAGCTGTTATTCCCAATAGTTTAATTCATGAATATCATGAAATTTCATTAAAACCGCAAAATATTGCAAGTGGTCTATATGACTACCATCCAATTGACGGGTACTTCAAGATTCCGGATAAGCCCGGAATTGGACAGGCTTTAAGCGATGACGCAATGACTAGTGCCGTCAAAACTACTATCGATTAATAAAATGCAAGGAGCTACAATTATATGTCTTCATACAAACTATCAATCCCCGTTATTGCTCAGCGCCCAGAACTCCCAACCGGCTGCGAGATTACTGCCACCACAATGATGCTTCAATATGCAGGTGCCGTTGTTGACAAAGTTCAGCTGGCACATGAAATGCCCTATCATCCGACTGACCCCAATCAGGGATTTGTTGGTAATCCATTCACTGATGATGGTGATAGTATTTACCCATCTGCACTCACAGATTTAGTGACAACCTATGCAGGAAACGCTGTCAATTTGAGCGGTCAACCATTGGCCAATCTAAAACAGTATTTAAGTGCAACAGGTCACCCCATTGTCATATGGGTTGGTGAATTTGACGGATTTCACACCCATGCCCTATTAATGACGGGGTTTAACAACTCAACAATTTATTTTAACGATTGTTGGACGAAAAAACAGGGCTCATTGCCTGAAGATGCGTTCTATAAAATCTGGCACAACAAACAACAAATGGCTTTAAGCTATTAAAAACAAGGAGTTGGGGCAAAATGATTTTGCCTCAACTCCTTGTTTTATTAATAACCAATCATAATTAATGGTTATATCTTTATCCAATTAATAATATGTTGCAACCTGATACATTTTTTTCACAAAATCTTTTGGTGTTAAACCAAGTGGCTCTTAATTCCGATGAAGTCCAAAAGCGGACTCAAACTAGAATAAACATATTAAGACTTCTTTCTGATTCCATTGATCCACAACCAAAACCAATGGCCTTTGTTATACCACATTGCAAAAAAGCTTCAATAAGGTCCGAGCTGGAAAGCGTGGGGATAACGGAAAGCTTCATTTATCCAGATCCATCACATATTGCACATGAAATTTCAAAGACTTATTAGATTTGAATCGACACAGCATAATCCATTAAATCAATTGAGCTTTTTGGCCATTAGGGCATACCCTAGTGGCCTTTTTTATTTCTGTGCTATACTAGGAATTACAAGTGTTCATTAGAACTGTCCAAAAGGAAGTGCTGACAATGGCTAAAATTGGTTATGCGCGCGTGAGTTCCAGAGAGCAACATTTAGATCGACAGCTAGCGGCCTTAAAAGGCGTTGATAAATTATTTACGGATAAATTAAGTGGAGCTAACACTAATCGGCCAGAACTGCAAAAAATGCTGGCCTATATTCGTGAGGGTGATATTGTAATGGTCACTGAATTAGATCGCTTAGGCAGAAACAACCATGATTTGACTAAGATCATGAACTCCATTCAAAATAAGGGTGCCACCCTAGATGTGTTGAATTTACCGTCCATGACAGGGATTGCTGACCCAAATTTACGTCAACTGATGACCAACTTGATTATTGAACTCTATAAGTATCAGGCCGAAAGTGAACGTAAGCGAATCATTGAGCGCCAGCAGCAAGGGATTGCCTTAGCTAAGCAGCAGGATAAATATCATGGGCGCAAACCCCAATACACCCAAGACGATCCCCGCTTGCAACATGCTTTTAAGCTTTATCGAGCTGGCATAAGTGACATTGATGTTGCCCGTAATACAGGGATTAAACGGACGACCTTTATCAGATATCGAAAGAAATTCAATATACAAAGATGATGTTTACATGAGAGAATCATAGCAGAGCGGACCACTTGAAACTTCTAACTCCACTAAAATCCGAGAAATGACCAAGAAAAATGACAACTCTTCGAATATTGTTACTTCAAATTAAAATCAAAAATGATTACCTTAAAAATTGAGGTTTTTTAATTAAAATAATATTATTTTATGCTGTGTTATCCGCAATTCTAAATCTGGATCATAGTGATATTTGATAGCTTTGTAGCAGTATGTAAATAAAATTATTATTCTGATAAAAGCAAGCAACGATTGACAATTCTGATCGTTATTTTTCGAATCATGGCGTTTTTATATTACAATGATCCTAGAAAAAGTAAAGTTATGGAGGCGATTAGATGAGTGATTTGGATCAGACAAACAGCTATCGATACGTCATTGTTGGTGGCGGAGTGGTTGCTGGCTATGCCATCAAGGGAATTCGACAGGAAGATTCAGAGGGTGAGATCTTAATTATTTCGCAAGAGGCGGATGTCCCATATGAACGACCGGCACTGAGTAAAAAACTATGGCTAGATGATGAATTTACTGAAGAGAACATTCAGATTGGTGCTGAAAATTATCCCAATGTGACTTTTAAGTTCAAGACAACGGTTACGGCTATTAATCGGCAAGATAAGGTCATTACATTGGCCGATAGTGAGCAAATCAAGTATGAACAGCTATTGCTAGCAACTGGCGGAGAACCTAGACAAATCCAGGGACCTTCTGATCCACATGTGCTAGTCTTTAGACAGTGGTCAGATTATCGCAAGTTACGTAAATTTAGTGGTCCGAACAAGCGAGTTGTGATCATTGGTGGTGGATATGTTGGTACAGAGCTCGCATCGTCACTGACCCAAAATGAGACTGAAGTTACAATGATTTTTCCAGAAAAAGCGCTGGGTGAGGGTAAATTTCCTGAGTCTATTCGGACTGAGTATGAAGCCACGTTCAAACGCAATGGTGTCACACTGATGAGTGGTCAGTTTGTCCAATCATATCAACGCCAAGGTGACCACTTGACTCTATTGACAAAGGATGGTACGGTGATCGCAGCCGATACGATCATTGTTGGGTTAGGCGTTACGCCGCGGATTAGTTTAGCTGAAGACAGTTGTTTGGATTTAGCTGATGGTGGTGTGAAAGTTAATGAGTATCTCAATACTAGTGACCCAGCCATCTGGTCTGCTGGAGATATTGCCTCTTATCCAGATCACATCTTGGGTCGGCAACGGATTGAGCACGTGGACCATGCCCGAATTTCTGGTGAATTAGTTGGCCGTAATATGGCAGGTGCTCACATGAGCTATCAGCATACCCCATACTTCTATTCCATGATTTTTGATATTTCCTGGCAAGCAATCGGTAATATTGATCCTAAATTGCAATTGATTTTTGATCGGCGAACGCATGGATCGCTTGTCTATTTCATAGATACCGATAAGTTAGTTGGTGTTTTAGTTTGGAATGTTAAGGTGAATCTTGATGATGTTCGCGCATTGCTTGCGAACGCTCCAGCTACAGATGATCTGGTGGGCTCCATTCGAGAGAAGAAGGCTTAGTATCTGGATGAGATATCGGTGAATCATTGCGTCATCACGAATGTACTTTAGAACAAAATGGCCATCATTAACGATGGCTCAGTAGCAAATAAAAACTAGCCTTGAGTCATTTTAAAGTGCATGAAGTGCAACACAAAAGTTAGACAAAAGTAAATATTATTATGCCGCTAAGGTATGTTCTCGATATTCACACGGGGACATACCCTTTGTTTTTGATG
This genomic stretch from Pediococcus inopinatus harbors:
- a CDS encoding mandelate racemase/muconate lactonizing enzyme family protein, translating into MKITSIDIFQLRWFGLMPAWHPIVIRVNTDKGIQGFGESGLAYGRINEGMVGTLSDLSKVIIDRDPLQSEKIWADFYQTTFWAKGGDVVFYAAVSAIDTALWDIKGKLLNVPVYQLLGGKTRDKISAYASQIQFDWDTKVRFLKTPAEYAQVAKKVVNQGYTTIKIDPFMIQGSGKIARATHGLLTNSMINDYYSRLKAIRHAVGPDINIILECHANLTANSAIQFIKKCHDLNLYYIEEPCSPMNPDIMNDIKDTTGAALASGERIATRFHFSSFIHSRSLNVIQPDIGICGGITEARKISDMADTNDIDVQFHVCGSPIATAVALQLEAVIPNSLIHEYHEISLKPQNIASGLYDYHPIDGYFKIPDKPGIGQALSDDAMTSAVKTTID
- a CDS encoding C39 family peptidase, which codes for MSSYKLSIPVIAQRPELPTGCEITATTMMLQYAGAVVDKVQLAHEMPYHPTDPNQGFVGNPFTDDGDSIYPSALTDLVTTYAGNAVNLSGQPLANLKQYLSATGHPIVIWVGEFDGFHTHALLMTGFNNSTIYFNDCWTKKQGSLPEDAFYKIWHNKQQMALSY
- a CDS encoding recombinase family protein, which produces MAKIGYARVSSREQHLDRQLAALKGVDKLFTDKLSGANTNRPELQKMLAYIREGDIVMVTELDRLGRNNHDLTKIMNSIQNKGATLDVLNLPSMTGIADPNLRQLMTNLIIELYKYQAESERKRIIERQQQGIALAKQQDKYHGRKPQYTQDDPRLQHAFKLYRAGISDIDVARNTGIKRTTFIRYRKKFNIQR
- a CDS encoding NAD(P)/FAD-dependent oxidoreductase; protein product: MSDLDQTNSYRYVIVGGGVVAGYAIKGIRQEDSEGEILIISQEADVPYERPALSKKLWLDDEFTEENIQIGAENYPNVTFKFKTTVTAINRQDKVITLADSEQIKYEQLLLATGGEPRQIQGPSDPHVLVFRQWSDYRKLRKFSGPNKRVVIIGGGYVGTELASSLTQNETEVTMIFPEKALGEGKFPESIRTEYEATFKRNGVTLMSGQFVQSYQRQGDHLTLLTKDGTVIAADTIIVGLGVTPRISLAEDSCLDLADGGVKVNEYLNTSDPAIWSAGDIASYPDHILGRQRIEHVDHARISGELVGRNMAGAHMSYQHTPYFYSMIFDISWQAIGNIDPKLQLIFDRRTHGSLVYFIDTDKLVGVLVWNVKVNLDDVRALLANAPATDDLVGSIREKKA